From Lysinibacillus sp. SGAir0095, the proteins below share one genomic window:
- a CDS encoding undecaprenyl-diphosphate phosphatase encodes MEFFDLMKAIILGFVEGMTEFAPVSSTGHMIIVDDLWLNTKEFLGAGSANTFKIVIQLGSILAVVFVMWKRILSLVGLYKIEGQTSSRKFNLGHVLVGIIPAGVFGVLFEDFIDENLFSTNTVIIGLIIGAFWMIIADRVGQRKTTIKSLDDISYGKAFKIGLIQCLSLWPGFSRSGATISGGVMLGLDHKTAADFTFIMAVPIMAGASTLSLIKNWSDLEPSHTGFYILGFISAFVFALIAIKFFLRLISKVKLVPFAIYRIVLAVALIVVLYL; translated from the coding sequence ATGGAATTTTTCGATTTAATGAAAGCGATTATCCTCGGTTTTGTTGAAGGGATGACGGAATTCGCTCCGGTTTCATCGACGGGACATATGATTATCGTGGATGATTTGTGGCTAAACACGAAGGAATTTTTGGGTGCTGGGTCGGCAAATACCTTTAAAATTGTCATTCAACTAGGTTCCATCTTGGCAGTTGTTTTTGTCATGTGGAAGCGAATCCTTAGCTTAGTAGGTTTATATAAAATTGAAGGACAGACATCCTCTCGTAAATTTAATTTGGGACATGTACTTGTAGGGATTATCCCAGCCGGCGTTTTTGGTGTGCTATTTGAAGATTTTATCGATGAAAACCTTTTCTCAACGAATACAGTAATAATCGGCTTAATAATCGGTGCCTTTTGGATGATTATTGCTGATCGGGTTGGGCAAAGAAAAACAACAATTAAATCCTTGGATGATATTTCATACGGGAAAGCATTTAAAATTGGATTAATTCAATGCTTATCTCTATGGCCTGGTTTTTCCCGTTCAGGTGCTACAATTTCCGGTGGGGTAATGCTGGGGCTTGACCATAAAACAGCCGCTGATTTTACCTTTATCATGGCGGTTCCAATTATGGCAGGAGCTAGTACCCTATCATTAATTAAAAACTGGAGCGACTTAGAGCCAAGTCATACAGGATTTTATATCCTCGGTTTTATTAGTGCATTTGTGTTTGCGCTAATTGCGATTAAGTTCTTCCTAAGACTTATTTCAAAAGTAAAATTAGTACCATTTGCTATTTATCGTATCGTGTTAGCCGTAGCTTTAATCGTAGTATTATATCTTTAG
- a CDS encoding cell wall hydrolase gives MARAKYRDVDVDLIARMMRAEAEGEGNQGMLYVGNVIVNRLVSNCLDFRGLRSVEDVIYQVQGGNYSFEAVQKGNLFYNRARANEQRLARQVLDYWREHPAKYALWYFNPYAECPPTWYNQPLTGQFKNHCFYEPTAGTCEGVYV, from the coding sequence ATGGCGAGAGCAAAATACCGAGATGTTGACGTTGACTTAATCGCAAGGATGATGAGAGCGGAAGCAGAAGGTGAAGGAAATCAAGGAATGCTTTATGTTGGAAATGTAATTGTAAATCGACTTGTGTCGAATTGCCTAGACTTTAGAGGGTTACGATCGGTTGAGGACGTAATTTATCAGGTGCAGGGAGGCAATTACTCCTTTGAAGCGGTTCAAAAAGGGAATTTATTTTATAATCGAGCAAGAGCAAACGAACAAAGACTAGCGAGACAGGTTTTGGATTATTGGAGAGAACACCCAGCAAAATATGCCCTTTGGTATTTTAATCCGTATGCAGAATGCCCTCCAACTTGGTATAATCAACCACTAACCGGACAATTTAAGAACCATTGCTTTTATGAACCAACCGCTGGAACGTGTGAAGGGGTTTATGTCTAA
- a CDS encoding globin-coupled sensor protein, translating into MNHLFALKKKEAKISLFKERYPNVGIFVQEPDLLLQLKIIGLDEEDLQIIRFLKPYVELEIHEIVEIFYEAIGTGVEFQNKIATYSSSEKLHQTLKRHMIEMFDGRIDDRFIEVRRKVANMHVLIGLTTKWYLASFYNLEAKIQEMLFGLNLDYIETQRAIQAVRKIFSFEQQIVLDEYDQVASNALKEQQQNVKAEVKEVIGSISVTLENQSLATNSTVTELVANTKEVIELLRSSIQDAQGTKKASGEGYEQLQHLSRQTKEINKNTIIMTKLVEDLNHSSSEIQAVVEIVKNIAGQTNLLALNSAIEAARAGEHGKGFAVVADEVRKLADQTKQSVEKIASLIGMSSVATSQVIESIHQIQNLVEDGIEQNEKSLRSFEKISSSVDATILDFENVGQQIGELSNIVENIGVSIEQLEFASTTLKETISRF; encoded by the coding sequence GTGAACCATTTGTTCGCTTTAAAGAAAAAAGAGGCCAAAATATCATTATTTAAAGAGCGTTACCCTAATGTTGGCATTTTTGTTCAAGAGCCAGATCTTTTACTTCAGCTTAAAATTATCGGGCTAGATGAAGAAGATCTACAAATCATTCGGTTTTTAAAACCATATGTAGAACTAGAAATCCATGAAATTGTCGAAATCTTTTATGAGGCAATCGGAACTGGTGTCGAATTCCAGAACAAGATCGCCACTTATAGTAGTTCTGAAAAACTGCACCAAACACTCAAGCGCCATATGATTGAGATGTTTGATGGGCGTATTGATGATCGGTTTATTGAAGTGAGAAGAAAAGTTGCAAACATGCATGTGTTAATAGGGTTAACAACCAAATGGTATCTTGCATCTTTTTATAATCTAGAAGCTAAAATTCAAGAAATGCTTTTTGGTTTAAACCTGGATTACATTGAAACACAAAGAGCGATTCAAGCGGTAAGGAAGATTTTTAGCTTTGAGCAGCAAATTGTCTTAGATGAATATGACCAAGTTGCTTCGAATGCCTTGAAGGAACAGCAACAAAATGTGAAAGCAGAAGTGAAGGAAGTAATTGGAAGTATCTCGGTGACTCTTGAAAATCAATCGTTAGCTACAAATAGTACAGTTACTGAGTTGGTTGCCAATACCAAAGAGGTAATAGAATTATTGAGAAGCAGTATTCAGGATGCTCAAGGGACAAAAAAAGCATCTGGAGAAGGCTATGAACAACTTCAGCATTTAAGCAGGCAAACAAAAGAAATCAATAAAAATACCATTATTATGACAAAATTGGTTGAGGATCTAAATCATTCTTCATCAGAAATTCAAGCAGTTGTTGAGATTGTCAAAAATATTGCAGGGCAAACGAATCTATTGGCTTTAAACTCTGCTATAGAAGCTGCTCGTGCTGGAGAGCATGGGAAGGGATTTGCTGTTGTTGCAGATGAAGTAAGAAAGCTAGCCGATCAAACAAAGCAATCCGTTGAAAAAATTGCATCGTTAATTGGCATGTCGAGCGTTGCAACCTCTCAAGTGATAGAATCCATTCATCAAATTCAAAATTTAGTAGAGGATGGTATTGAGCAAAATGAAAAATCGTTGAGATCTTTTGAAAAAATCTCATCCTCTGTTGATGCCACCATTTTAGATTTTGAAAACGTAGGACAGCAAATAGGGGAGTTATCAAATATTGTTGAAAATATAGGAGTTTCTATCGAACAGCTTGAATTTGCTTCTACAACACTAAAAGAGACGATTAGTCGTTTTTAA
- a CDS encoding TIGR00266 family protein, producing the protein MNNHEIDFKLYGDDMQFVEVELDPNETAIAEAGSLMMMDESIKMETIFGDGSKNSGGLMGKLMGAGKRMLTGESLFMTTFTNVGQGKKHVYFASPYPGKIIPMDLSVYNGKIICQKDAFLAAAKGVSVGIEFQRKIGAGFFGGEGFIMQKLEGDGMAFIHASGAIKRIGLQPGQKILVDTGCLVAMTSDVDYNIEPVSGVKTALFGGEGIFLASLRGPGTVWVQSLPFSRLASRVFAAAPVSQGGGGHNAGEGGLGGLFNMFNK; encoded by the coding sequence ATGAACAATCATGAAATAGATTTCAAATTGTATGGTGACGATATGCAATTTGTTGAAGTCGAATTAGATCCAAATGAAACTGCGATTGCTGAAGCAGGCAGCTTAATGATGATGGATGAATCCATCAAAATGGAAACAATTTTTGGTGACGGCTCTAAAAATAGCGGTGGTCTAATGGGCAAATTGATGGGTGCCGGAAAACGTATGCTTACTGGTGAAAGCCTATTTATGACTACTTTCACAAACGTTGGCCAAGGTAAAAAACATGTCTATTTTGCCTCTCCATACCCAGGTAAAATAATACCAATGGACTTAAGTGTGTATAATGGCAAAATAATTTGTCAAAAGGATGCGTTTTTAGCTGCTGCAAAAGGCGTGTCTGTCGGTATTGAGTTCCAACGTAAAATTGGCGCTGGTTTCTTCGGTGGAGAAGGATTCATCATGCAAAAGCTTGAGGGTGATGGTATGGCCTTTATTCATGCGAGTGGTGCAATCAAAAGAATCGGTCTGCAACCAGGTCAGAAAATTCTTGTAGATACTGGCTGTCTTGTGGCTATGACTTCAGATGTTGACTATAACATTGAACCTGTGAGCGGCGTTAAAACTGCCCTATTTGGTGGAGAAGGAATTTTCCTAGCCTCATTACGTGGTCCTGGAACTGTATGGGTTCAATCACTGCCATTTAGCCGTTTAGCTAGCCGTGTATTCGCAGCTGCTCCTGTTTCCCAAGGCGGCGGCGGTCATAATGCCGGCGAGGGCGGACTCGGTGGATTGTTTAATATGTTCAATAAGTAA
- a CDS encoding aldehyde dehydrogenase family protein: MELQNFIGGKWQANDDLQTIPVVNPANSDQLARVPLSTKAQVAEAVAAAKKAQKSWALTPAPKRADFLYEIGYKLREKKEYLAQILTKEMGKVIEEARGEVQEGIDMAFYMAGEGRRLFGETTPSELADKFAMSVRAPIGVVGLITPWNFPIAIATWKSFPAIVSGNTFVWKPATETPMMAYEMAKIFEEVGLPDGVANVVFGAGSTVGTELIEHPDVKVISFTGSTETGSKIAELGGRHLKKVSLEMGGKNAVIVMEDADLQLAVEGIIWSAFGTAGQRCTACSRVIVQKNVKNKLEQMLVEEISKLTIGDGLDSNNKIGPVINGAALEKINHYVEIGKQEGATLLVGGRTLTAPPFDKGFYFEPTVFTDVKNDMVIAQEEIFGPVLSVLEVASLEEAIEVNNSVKFGLSSSIFSQDVNKIFKAQRDLDTGIVYVNAGTTGAEIHLPFGGTKGTGNGHRDSGQAALDVYTEWKSIYVDYSGKLQRAQIDTEN; this comes from the coding sequence ATGGAACTTCAAAACTTTATCGGTGGTAAATGGCAGGCTAATGATGACCTTCAAACAATTCCTGTAGTAAATCCTGCCAACAGTGACCAGCTTGCAAGAGTACCGTTATCAACCAAAGCACAAGTTGCAGAAGCTGTTGCTGCTGCTAAAAAGGCGCAAAAGTCTTGGGCACTGACGCCAGCTCCAAAACGAGCTGATTTTTTATATGAAATTGGATATAAATTAAGAGAAAAAAAGGAATATCTGGCTCAAATTTTAACAAAGGAAATGGGAAAGGTAATTGAAGAAGCGCGTGGTGAAGTCCAAGAAGGTATTGATATGGCATTTTATATGGCGGGGGAAGGCAGAAGATTATTTGGTGAAACAACTCCTTCTGAGCTTGCCGACAAATTTGCAATGAGTGTTCGAGCGCCGATTGGGGTTGTAGGGCTTATTACACCATGGAATTTTCCAATTGCAATTGCGACATGGAAATCCTTCCCAGCAATCGTTTCAGGAAATACATTTGTATGGAAACCGGCAACCGAAACACCTATGATGGCCTATGAAATGGCTAAAATATTTGAAGAAGTAGGCTTGCCTGATGGTGTAGCAAATGTTGTTTTCGGTGCGGGCTCTACAGTTGGGACTGAGCTAATCGAACATCCAGATGTAAAAGTGATTTCATTTACTGGTTCTACTGAAACGGGAAGTAAAATAGCCGAATTAGGTGGCAGACATCTAAAAAAAGTTTCACTTGAGATGGGCGGCAAAAATGCGGTCATTGTGATGGAGGATGCTGATCTGCAGCTAGCTGTGGAAGGCATCATTTGGAGCGCTTTTGGTACAGCAGGACAGCGCTGTACCGCTTGCAGTCGAGTCATTGTCCAAAAAAATGTAAAAAACAAACTAGAACAAATGCTAGTTGAAGAGATTAGTAAATTAACAATTGGGGATGGTCTGGATTCGAATAATAAAATCGGTCCTGTCATTAACGGGGCTGCTTTAGAAAAAATCAATCATTACGTTGAAATTGGAAAACAAGAAGGTGCTACATTACTTGTTGGTGGCAGAACGTTAACAGCACCTCCTTTTGATAAAGGCTTTTACTTTGAGCCTACCGTTTTCACTGACGTGAAAAATGATATGGTCATCGCACAAGAAGAGATTTTTGGTCCAGTATTAAGTGTCCTTGAAGTTGCTAGTTTGGAAGAAGCCATCGAAGTAAATAACAGTGTGAAATTTGGCTTGTCGAGTTCTATCTTCTCCCAAGATGTTAATAAAATATTTAAAGCCCAAAGAGATCTGGATACAGGAATTGTGTATGTCAATGCGGGAACAACAGGAGCGGAAATCCATTTGCCATTTGGGGGCACAAAGGGAACTGGAAATGGGCACCGTGACTCAGGTCAAGCGGCATTAGATGTTTATACAGAATGGAAAAGTATCTACGTAGATTATAGTGGGAAGCTACAACGAGCGCAAATTGATACAGAAAACTAA
- a CDS encoding saccharopine dehydrogenase family protein, whose product MKVVVLGAGLMGKEVARDLNSSEKVEKVFLADIDTSAAQKFVDSLQSEKIEVVALNARNEEELRTVMSKGEVCVNALFYEFNKVVAKTAIEVGVHSVDLGGHIGEVTEYLLTLQDEAKEKNVTLIPDLGVAPGMINILAGYGVSKLDSVESIKLYVGGIPTKPEPPLNYTLVFSLEGVFDHYTEPAKVIQGGKLTEVPSLSGVEPIYFDHFGVLEAFYTSGGTSTLINTFPNVKTLEYKTIRYKGHAEQFKLLNELGFLSKDNLVEVDGQPMLVRNVVREALKKKLELGDKEDAVLLRVIVAGEKSGEQVTYEYELNIKRDQETTMTAMARATACTIATAAVMIGSGVIQERGVFPPESIVPGKEYIEEMAKRGVMIKETSHRSTIVKW is encoded by the coding sequence ATGAAAGTTGTCGTTTTAGGCGCTGGCTTGATGGGGAAAGAAGTTGCACGGGATTTAAATTCAAGCGAAAAAGTAGAGAAAGTGTTTTTAGCAGACATTGATACATCTGCGGCTCAAAAATTTGTTGACTCACTTCAATCGGAAAAAATTGAAGTAGTGGCATTAAATGCAAGAAACGAAGAAGAGCTTCGCACGGTCATGTCTAAAGGAGAAGTTTGTGTTAATGCACTTTTCTATGAATTTAATAAAGTTGTAGCCAAAACAGCTATTGAAGTAGGCGTTCATTCCGTTGATTTAGGAGGACATATTGGGGAAGTAACGGAATATCTACTTACTCTTCAAGATGAGGCAAAAGAAAAAAATGTCACATTAATACCAGACTTAGGTGTGGCACCGGGTATGATTAATATTTTAGCAGGATATGGTGTTTCTAAGTTAGATTCTGTAGAGTCCATTAAACTTTATGTGGGGGGGATCCCTACTAAACCGGAACCTCCTTTAAATTATACATTGGTCTTCTCGCTTGAGGGTGTATTTGACCACTATACAGAGCCAGCGAAGGTGATTCAGGGAGGAAAACTTACAGAAGTTCCATCTCTTTCTGGAGTTGAGCCTATCTATTTCGATCATTTTGGTGTGCTGGAAGCCTTCTATACTTCGGGTGGTACATCAACACTTATTAATACATTTCCAAACGTTAAGACTTTAGAGTATAAAACAATTCGTTATAAAGGGCATGCTGAGCAATTCAAGCTTCTTAATGAGTTAGGATTCTTGAGTAAAGATAATTTAGTCGAAGTTGATGGGCAGCCAATGTTGGTTCGAAACGTTGTACGTGAGGCCTTAAAGAAAAAGCTGGAATTAGGGGATAAGGAAGATGCAGTATTATTACGGGTGATTGTAGCTGGTGAAAAATCAGGGGAGCAAGTAACCTATGAATACGAATTAAATATTAAACGCGATCAAGAAACGACTATGACTGCAATGGCACGTGCTACAGCTTGCACGATTGCAACAGCAGCAGTCATGATTGGTAGTGGTGTTATCCAAGAACGTGGCGTTTTCCCTCCGGAATCCATTGTACCAGGAAAAGAATATATTGAAGAAATGGCAAAACGCGGTGTTATGATCAAGGAAACCTCCCACCGCTCCACTATTGTAAAATGGTAA
- a CDS encoding beta-propeller domain-containing protein yields the protein MKRRIFAGGILVVTIAIISSVVFFFFGQKLEVMSASTVMVKQPYHVHFSKAVAENSIKDRAIFVTNSDGDRVNATITLQENQQSLTVEDLKPGQYVLHIEEKAFEKKSLNTKKQVIEFKVIEEIEKISSVQDLQDYFHTILNRESKNQDLSTGATEEIEEVATFNEASDKASSGAGAGSTHSTTNNQVDDIEEGDIVATDGKFIYSILDNQVVITDATKPNLKIASKITLDSNSYPTQLMVHNDILIVITDQYIETKKDGYVSGISMTKASFYNVKDAAKPKLIREIGQDGYVNGVRKYDNTLYIVTNKTPDYWLLAEQSDVELRPYIYDSAEGEELEPMEIEKLTILPGSSEPNYTVITAIDLANFENEKIETKGFLGGSSALYMSKEALYLTAVNYLPITTFEENSSSKIASDMAIMPALASDTEIYKFSIDGTDVEFKATTSIKGSILNQFSMDEHDGYFRVATTEGNIFGDADEPTKNHLFIYNENLEKVGEVTDLAKGEKIYSARFMGDKAYIVTFKQVDPLFVIDLQNPKKPEVLGELKIPGFSNYLHPLDENHLIGIGYDTENRVDGVSKEPFTTTTGIKVSLFDITDYANPKEQDSVVIGGRGTHSEVEYNHKALFRNEKNNYYGFPVIVYEGKGEYDVEYKGSGAVVYEITAENGIKLKGDLVKPAEDGEEYEDWESLVSRLMYINDTLYTVSREEVKSYNLDTFKEISSVKIN from the coding sequence TTGAAACGAAGGATTTTTGCAGGGGGTATATTAGTAGTAACGATTGCGATTATTTCTAGTGTTGTATTCTTCTTTTTTGGGCAAAAACTTGAAGTAATGAGTGCATCAACTGTCATGGTAAAGCAGCCTTATCATGTTCACTTTTCTAAAGCCGTTGCGGAGAACAGTATTAAGGATCGAGCAATTTTTGTAACCAATTCCGATGGAGACAGGGTGAATGCAACCATTACACTACAGGAAAACCAACAATCGCTAACGGTTGAAGATTTAAAGCCAGGTCAATATGTTCTGCATATTGAAGAAAAAGCATTTGAAAAAAAATCATTAAATACTAAAAAACAGGTGATTGAATTTAAAGTCATCGAGGAAATAGAGAAGATTTCATCAGTTCAAGATTTACAAGACTACTTCCATACTATTTTAAACAGAGAATCAAAAAATCAAGATCTCTCAACAGGAGCTACAGAGGAAATTGAAGAGGTAGCAACTTTTAACGAGGCGTCTGATAAGGCGAGTTCAGGAGCGGGAGCTGGGTCAACCCATTCTACAACAAATAACCAAGTTGATGACATTGAAGAAGGTGATATTGTTGCAACTGATGGTAAATTTATCTATTCCATCCTTGATAATCAGGTTGTCATAACAGATGCAACGAAGCCAAATTTAAAAATCGCAAGTAAAATCACATTAGACTCAAATAGCTATCCGACCCAATTAATGGTTCATAACGATATTCTGATAGTCATTACCGATCAATACATTGAGACGAAAAAGGATGGATATGTAAGTGGGATTAGTATGACAAAGGCTTCCTTTTACAATGTAAAGGATGCAGCGAAGCCGAAATTGATTAGAGAAATTGGGCAAGATGGATATGTAAATGGCGTTCGTAAATACGACAATACACTGTATATCGTGACAAATAAAACGCCGGATTACTGGTTGCTGGCGGAACAGAGTGATGTTGAGCTTCGACCGTATATCTATGATAGTGCGGAAGGTGAAGAGTTGGAGCCGATGGAAATTGAAAAATTAACGATTCTACCTGGCTCAAGTGAACCGAATTATACGGTTATTACTGCCATTGACTTAGCTAATTTTGAAAACGAAAAAATCGAAACAAAAGGATTTTTAGGTGGGAGTTCTGCCCTCTATATGTCCAAGGAAGCGTTATATTTAACAGCTGTAAACTACTTGCCGATAACAACTTTTGAAGAGAACAGTTCGTCAAAAATTGCTTCAGATATGGCAATCATGCCGGCTTTAGCATCAGATACGGAAATCTATAAATTTTCCATTGATGGGACGGATGTAGAATTTAAAGCAACTACATCTATAAAGGGGTCGATACTAAATCAATTTTCGATGGATGAACATGATGGTTATTTCCGCGTGGCAACAACAGAAGGGAATATTTTTGGAGATGCAGATGAACCTACCAAGAATCACTTATTTATCTATAATGAAAATCTAGAAAAAGTAGGAGAGGTAACAGATCTTGCTAAGGGGGAAAAAATTTACTCTGCTCGGTTTATGGGGGATAAAGCCTATATTGTAACCTTTAAGCAGGTAGATCCTTTATTTGTAATTGACCTGCAAAATCCGAAAAAGCCTGAAGTGTTGGGAGAATTAAAAATTCCAGGCTTCAGTAATTATCTCCATCCTTTAGATGAAAACCATTTGATAGGAATTGGCTATGATACTGAAAACAGGGTGGATGGTGTTTCAAAAGAGCCATTTACAACAACGACGGGAATTAAAGTGTCCTTGTTCGATATTACGGACTACGCTAATCCAAAGGAACAAGATAGCGTTGTAATAGGAGGACGTGGTACGCATTCAGAGGTTGAATATAATCACAAAGCCTTGTTTAGAAATGAAAAGAACAACTACTATGGTTTCCCGGTGATTGTTTATGAAGGGAAAGGTGAGTATGATGTTGAATATAAAGGTTCTGGAGCTGTTGTTTACGAGATTACTGCAGAAAATGGTATTAAATTAAAGGGTGATTTAGTGAAGCCTGCAGAAGACGGCGAGGAATATGAGGATTGGGA